A region of Thermobifida halotolerans DNA encodes the following proteins:
- the menD gene encoding 2-succinyl-5-enolpyruvyl-6-hydroxy-3-cyclohexene-1-carboxylic-acid synthase, with protein MNPSTALARVLVDELARLGLAEAVVAPGSRSTPLALALVADPRIRTHVRIDERSASFLAVGLARVSRRPVALVCTSGTAAANFHPAVLEADQSGVGLLVLTADRPPELRGTGANQTVNQIGLFGSAVRFFTEVGVPEPVPGMVAYWRSLACRAWAAARGSRPGPVHLNLAFRDPLVPEPGGTPWPEPLDGRCGEQPWIDVAPLPSEPEPVELPPVERGVIVCGDGDYDPVPFLALAAETGWPLLAEPTSNARRAEAVSGYRQLLALPEFVAAHEPELVVSVGRPGLSRQLLAYLRRAGRHVVVGEPAAFADPVRTATDVVGAVRAPRSAVPDTAWAASWAAAEAAARVAADRLLDADEALSELRLARDLATHLAPGSLLFAGSSMPIRDLDAVMRPRCGLRVVGNRGVSGIDGTVSSAVGAALAHQADGGGGAFALLGDLALLHDQNGLLLGAQEPRPDLAVVVVNNDGGGIFSGLEQAGHPHFERVFGTPHGVSVEQVAATADLPYTRLEWATDLPKALLGEGLRLVEVRTDRAASARLRRALQDAVADAVR; from the coding sequence ATGAATCCGTCTACCGCCCTGGCGCGTGTCCTGGTCGACGAGCTGGCCCGGTTGGGACTCGCCGAGGCCGTCGTCGCACCGGGGTCCCGTTCGACTCCGCTGGCACTCGCCCTGGTGGCCGATCCCCGGATCCGCACCCATGTCCGCATCGACGAGCGTTCGGCGTCCTTCCTCGCCGTGGGGCTGGCCCGGGTCTCGCGCCGCCCCGTCGCCCTGGTGTGCACGTCGGGCACTGCCGCGGCCAACTTCCATCCCGCCGTCCTGGAGGCCGACCAGAGCGGGGTGGGGCTGCTGGTGCTCACCGCCGACCGGCCGCCGGAGCTGCGGGGAACCGGCGCCAACCAGACGGTGAACCAGATCGGCCTGTTCGGGTCGGCGGTGCGGTTCTTCACCGAGGTGGGGGTGCCCGAACCGGTGCCGGGCATGGTCGCCTACTGGCGGTCGCTGGCCTGCCGCGCCTGGGCGGCGGCCCGGGGCTCCCGCCCCGGTCCGGTCCATCTCAACCTGGCCTTCCGCGACCCGCTGGTGCCCGAACCGGGCGGCACGCCGTGGCCGGAGCCCCTGGACGGGCGGTGCGGCGAGCAGCCGTGGATCGACGTCGCCCCGCTGCCGAGCGAGCCCGAACCGGTGGAGCTGCCCCCGGTGGAGCGCGGCGTGATCGTGTGCGGCGACGGCGACTACGACCCGGTGCCGTTCCTGGCGTTGGCCGCCGAGACCGGCTGGCCGCTGCTGGCCGAGCCCACCTCCAACGCCCGCCGCGCCGAGGCGGTCTCCGGCTACCGGCAGCTGCTGGCGCTTCCCGAGTTCGTCGCCGCGCACGAGCCCGAACTGGTGGTGAGCGTCGGCCGTCCGGGACTGTCCCGCCAACTGCTGGCCTACCTGCGCCGCGCGGGGCGGCACGTGGTGGTGGGCGAGCCCGCGGCGTTCGCCGACCCGGTGCGCACCGCCACCGACGTGGTCGGCGCGGTGCGCGCGCCGCGCTCGGCCGTCCCCGACACCGCGTGGGCCGCCTCCTGGGCCGCGGCGGAGGCGGCCGCCCGTGTGGCGGCCGACCGGCTGCTGGACGCCGACGAGGCGCTGTCGGAGCTGCGGCTGGCCCGCGACCTGGCCACGCACCTGGCGCCGGGGTCACTGCTGTTCGCCGGGTCCAGCATGCCCATCCGCGACCTGGACGCGGTGATGCGGCCGCGCTGCGGGCTGCGCGTCGTCGGCAACCGGGGGGTCAGCGGCATCGACGGCACGGTCTCCAGCGCCGTGGGCGCGGCCCTGGCCCACCAGGCCGACGGCGGGGGAGGGGCGTTCGCGCTGCTGGGCGACCTGGCGCTGCTGCACGACCAGAACGGTCTGCTGCTCGGCGCGCAGGAGCCCCGCCCGGACCTGGCGGTCGTGGTGGTCAACAACGACGGCGGCGGGATCTTCTCCGGACTGGAGCAGGCCGGACATCCCCACTTCGAGCGGGTGTTCGGCACCCCGCACGGCGTGTCCGTGGAGCAGGTCGCGGCCACCGCGGACCTGCCCTACACGCGTCTGGAGTGGGCCACCGACCTGCCCAAGGCCCTGCTGGGGGAGGGGCTGCGGCTGGTGGAGGTGCGCACCGACCGCGCCGCCTCGGCCCGCCTGCGCCGCGCCCTGCAGGACGCGGTGGCCGACGCGGTGCGGTGA
- a CDS encoding universal stress protein: protein MPDREAAAGTVVVGVDGSEGSMNALDWAADAAAGRGATLRLVYAMSLPLVTTPLGGPIRTAPSQEVSDSAAALLDEALHRARARVPNLKAVTESSRVEPHHALLKAAEEADLVVVGSRGLSGAKSLFLGSVAQRVASHAPCPVVVVPPTSQEPTARRGRVVVGVDGSAHAAAALRFALVEAERMRAELVAVYAWQVPDTPVDPFTVLDTDVEVDRQRQVERARDWLLEVVDAARTPLTRGVPVRAAAPEEHPAAALLAEGADADLVVVGSRGRGGFTGMLLGSVSRSVLHHAVVPVAVVHVAEKSD from the coding sequence ATGCCGGACCGAGAAGCCGCAGCAGGCACGGTCGTGGTCGGAGTGGACGGCTCCGAGGGCAGCATGAACGCCCTGGACTGGGCCGCCGACGCGGCCGCGGGACGCGGTGCGACACTGCGCCTGGTCTACGCCATGAGCCTGCCGCTGGTGACCACCCCGCTCGGCGGCCCGATCCGGACCGCGCCCTCCCAGGAGGTCTCCGACTCCGCCGCCGCGCTGCTGGACGAGGCGCTGCACCGCGCCCGCGCCCGCGTGCCCAACCTGAAGGCCGTCACCGAGAGTTCCCGGGTCGAACCGCACCACGCGCTGCTGAAGGCGGCCGAGGAGGCCGACCTGGTCGTGGTGGGTTCGCGCGGCCTCAGCGGCGCCAAATCGCTCTTCCTCGGCTCGGTCGCCCAGCGCGTCGCCTCCCACGCGCCCTGCCCGGTCGTGGTGGTCCCGCCCACCAGCCAGGAGCCCACGGCACGCAGGGGCCGCGTCGTGGTGGGCGTGGACGGCTCCGCGCACGCCGCCGCCGCACTGCGGTTCGCGCTGGTCGAGGCCGAACGTATGCGCGCCGAACTGGTCGCGGTCTACGCCTGGCAGGTGCCCGACACCCCCGTCGACCCGTTCACGGTGCTCGACACCGACGTCGAGGTCGACCGCCAACGCCAGGTCGAACGGGCCCGCGACTGGCTGCTGGAGGTGGTCGACGCCGCCCGCACCCCGCTGACCCGCGGCGTCCCGGTGCGTGCGGCGGCCCCCGAGGAGCACCCGGCGGCGGCGCTGCTCGCCGAGGGGGCCGACGCCGACCTGGTCGTGGTGGGCTCGCGTGGCCGCGGCGGGTTCACCGGGATGCTGCTGGGATCGGTCAGCCGGTCGGTCCTGCACCACGCCGTCGTCCCCGTCGCCGTCGTGCACGTCGCCGAGAAGTCCGACTGA
- a CDS encoding isochorismate synthase — MTVRTVALSEERALLDLLPPTAPLAWVRRGEGLVAWGTAARLELPAQSERCGGGRFAAAAEWLESLLAGITVHDEVRRAGSGPVVFGSFTFDGRDAGSTLVLPRVLVGRRGGRTWLTVVGEESDPLVPAPPPRPVGGLRWSPGTVREDAWASSVARAVERIRGTELAKVVLARDVVAEATRPVDVRTLLRRLARGYPDCYAYSVAGLTGATPELLLRRTGDRLESLVLAGTARRGATEDEDTALAAALLDSAKNIEEHVYAVQSLRRALEPFCAALRVPARPELLRLANVQHLATPVRATLRPGVATLRALAALHPTAAVGGTPTPLAMEVIAELEGMRRDRYAGPVGWLDAHGNGEWGIALRCAHVDGRRARLFAGSGIVADSDPAAELAETTAKFHAMRAALTDG, encoded by the coding sequence ATGACCGTGCGCACCGTGGCGCTGTCCGAGGAGCGCGCCCTGCTCGATCTGCTTCCCCCCACCGCTCCACTGGCCTGGGTTCGGCGGGGCGAGGGACTGGTGGCGTGGGGGACGGCCGCGCGGCTGGAACTGCCCGCCCAGAGCGAGCGCTGCGGCGGCGGGCGGTTCGCGGCGGCCGCCGAGTGGCTGGAGTCGCTGCTCGCGGGGATCACCGTCCACGACGAGGTCCGCCGGGCGGGCAGCGGCCCCGTGGTGTTCGGCTCCTTCACCTTCGACGGCCGCGACGCCGGGTCGACGCTGGTGCTGCCGCGCGTGCTCGTGGGGCGGCGCGGCGGACGCACGTGGCTGACGGTCGTGGGTGAGGAGTCCGATCCGCTCGTCCCCGCTCCGCCGCCCCGGCCGGTGGGCGGGCTGCGCTGGTCGCCGGGCACGGTGCGCGAGGACGCCTGGGCCTCCTCCGTGGCCCGGGCGGTGGAGCGCATCCGCGGCACGGAACTGGCGAAGGTGGTGCTGGCCCGCGACGTGGTGGCCGAGGCCACCCGCCCCGTCGACGTGCGCACCCTGCTGCGGCGGCTCGCCCGCGGCTACCCGGACTGCTACGCCTACTCGGTGGCCGGGCTCACCGGCGCCACCCCCGAACTGCTGCTGCGGCGCACCGGGGACCGCCTGGAGTCGCTGGTGCTGGCCGGAACCGCCCGGCGGGGGGCCACCGAGGACGAGGACACGGCCCTGGCCGCGGCCCTGCTCGACTCGGCCAAGAACATCGAGGAGCACGTCTACGCGGTCCAGTCGCTGCGCCGGGCACTGGAGCCGTTCTGCGCCGCGTTGCGTGTCCCCGCCCGCCCCGAACTGCTGCGCCTGGCCAACGTGCAGCACCTGGCCACACCGGTGCGCGCGACCCTGCGCCCGGGGGTGGCGACCCTGCGTGCGCTGGCGGCGCTGCACCCCACGGCGGCGGTGGGCGGCACCCCCACCCCGCTGGCGATGGAGGTCATCGCCGAGTTGGAGGGGATGCGCCGGGACCGCTACGCCGGGCCGGTGGGGTGGCTGGACGCGCACGGCAACGGCGAGTGGGGGATCGCGCTGCGCTGCGCCCACGTCGACGGCAGGCGGGCCCGCCTGTTCGCCGGGAGCGGGATCGTCGCCGACTCCGACCCGGCGGCGGAACTGGCGGAGACCACCGCGAAGTTCCACGCGATGCGCGCGGCCCTGACCGACGGATAG
- a CDS encoding glycoside hydrolase family 10 protein, protein MGWLARSAAVAVLLSVTAACASVPEGAAPNVPAPAADTGGAGPGPSPSHSAAVQATPVPEDCEVAADHPKRQLRGVWITTVRNIDWPSEAGLSAREQQDELVAQLDRAAELGLNAVFFHVRPTADAVYASELEPWARYLTGEQGGDPGYDPLEFAVEQAHERGLELHAWFNPYRVGWQEADIDHLVDDHPVRRHPEWLVTYGDQGYFDPGNPEAREWVVDVVADVVERYDIDGVHFDDYFYPYPAEGETFDDDASWRAHGDGFADRAAWRRDNVNQLISGVHERIEETKPWVRFGVSPFGIWRNRSSDPTGSDTSGLQSYDALNADTRTWIREGWIDYVVPQLYWPQGFATADYAELAPWWASEVAGTGVDLYIGQAAYRVGEDGWEGEDALSVQLDLNTAHPEITGDVYFSMKDLDGRARGAVERVAADHYARPALPPVADDARGAPAPVGGLTAEADADGVTLSWQGAETDRMYAVYRVPADADLCVLADADHLVAVLGGGRRTYRDGYAASEAVRYHVTALDSFRVESAPGAGAVVNPG, encoded by the coding sequence ATGGGATGGTTGGCCCGTTCCGCCGCCGTGGCGGTGCTGCTGTCGGTGACGGCCGCGTGCGCGTCGGTTCCCGAGGGCGCCGCGCCCAACGTGCCCGCGCCCGCCGCCGACACGGGCGGCGCCGGACCGGGACCGTCCCCGTCGCACAGCGCCGCGGTCCAGGCCACGCCGGTCCCCGAGGACTGCGAGGTGGCCGCCGACCACCCCAAGCGGCAGTTGCGCGGGGTGTGGATCACCACCGTGCGCAACATCGACTGGCCCTCCGAGGCCGGGCTGAGCGCGCGGGAGCAGCAGGACGAACTCGTCGCGCAGTTGGACCGCGCCGCCGAACTGGGGCTGAACGCGGTGTTCTTCCACGTGCGGCCCACCGCCGACGCCGTGTACGCCTCCGAGCTGGAGCCGTGGGCCCGCTACCTGACCGGTGAGCAGGGCGGCGACCCCGGCTACGACCCGTTGGAGTTCGCCGTCGAGCAGGCGCACGAACGCGGCCTGGAGTTGCACGCCTGGTTCAACCCCTACCGGGTGGGCTGGCAGGAGGCCGACATCGACCACCTGGTCGACGACCATCCGGTCCGGCGGCACCCCGAGTGGCTGGTCACCTACGGCGACCAGGGCTACTTCGACCCCGGCAACCCCGAGGCCCGCGAATGGGTCGTCGACGTGGTCGCCGACGTCGTGGAGCGCTACGACATCGACGGCGTGCACTTCGACGACTACTTCTACCCGTACCCGGCGGAGGGGGAGACCTTCGACGACGACGCCAGTTGGCGGGCCCACGGGGACGGCTTCGCCGACCGGGCCGCGTGGCGGCGCGACAACGTCAACCAGTTGATCAGCGGGGTGCACGAGCGGATCGAGGAGACCAAGCCGTGGGTGCGGTTCGGGGTGAGTCCGTTCGGCATCTGGCGCAACCGCAGCAGCGACCCCACGGGGTCGGACACCAGCGGACTGCAGTCCTACGACGCCCTCAACGCCGACACCCGCACCTGGATCCGGGAGGGCTGGATCGACTACGTCGTCCCGCAGCTGTACTGGCCGCAGGGCTTCGCCACCGCCGACTACGCCGAACTCGCGCCGTGGTGGGCGAGCGAGGTGGCGGGCACCGGCGTCGACCTCTACATCGGGCAGGCCGCCTACCGGGTGGGCGAGGACGGCTGGGAGGGCGAGGACGCGCTGTCGGTCCAACTCGACCTCAACACCGCCCACCCCGAGATCACCGGCGACGTCTACTTCTCGATGAAGGACCTCGACGGCAGGGCGCGCGGCGCCGTCGAACGGGTGGCCGCCGACCACTACGCGCGTCCCGCGCTGCCGCCCGTGGCCGACGACGCGCGGGGGGCGCCCGCGCCGGTGGGCGGACTGACCGCCGAGGCCGACGCCGACGGGGTGACGCTGAGCTGGCAGGGGGCGGAGACCGACCGGATGTACGCGGTCTACCGGGTGCCCGCCGACGCCGACCTGTGCGTGCTGGCCGACGCCGACCACCTGGTGGCCGTGCTCGGCGGCGGTCGGCGGACCTACCGCGACGGGTACGCGGCCTCCGAGGCGGTGCGCTACCACGTGACCGCGCTGGACTCCTTCCGGGTCGAAAGCGCCCCCGGAGCGGGCGCCGTGGTGAATCCGGGGTGA
- a CDS encoding DUF3040 domain-containing protein, with the protein MSLRENERRILAEIEDQLSTDDPDLAEVLASFDVDDYIAPEDAGGEWKPWAVCGAIAAVVVGLLVALFLAVPGPTPQEEVPAPAGSGAVTQTLTP; encoded by the coding sequence ATGTCTCTGCGAGAGAACGAAAGACGAATTCTGGCCGAGATCGAGGACCAGCTCAGCACGGACGATCCCGACCTCGCCGAGGTCCTGGCCTCCTTCGACGTGGACGACTACATCGCTCCCGAGGACGCGGGCGGGGAGTGGAAGCCCTGGGCGGTGTGCGGTGCGATCGCGGCCGTGGTGGTCGGCCTGCTGGTCGCGCTGTTCCTGGCGGTTCCCGGCCCCACTCCCCAGGAGGAGGTGCCCGCTCCCGCCGGATCGGGCGCGGTGACGCAGACGCTCACGCCCTGA
- a CDS encoding penicillin-binding transpeptidase domain-containing protein yields the protein MDDERTSPGRPLSQPPGAPRPPYHEPRRRSRRGPLLGLLAGLLAVGLAGGGVYWYLTTRPVPEDTVAAYVAAWNSGDYQDLNQLTTGLEATRLHSDVAENLGVESVEVTAGGVVRDGGTATAPFTAVMTLGDAGEWSYEGELPLELVDGQWKVAFTPSALHPGLTTGQTLARADTWGERGRVLAADGTPLDTGDVSGSIQMIVGEVGAATSEDVAELGPAYSEGDTVGKSGVQRSQEAHLAGTPTTVIQVVDEGAEPSGEPDEDAVVGTIEGSPGQDVTLSIDLEVQQAAANAITGQSKPTALVAIRPSTGEVLAVANVPGGFNRALEGQYPAGSTFKIVSYDALLSAGLGAGDTVECPKTADIGGWPFKNAGDAEYGTQSVTEAFATSCNTALVTEVAERLAPDSLVAAAENYGFNRDLDIGVPTFSPSFPTPENDTLLAAMSIGQGQMLTSPLHMATVPAAVADGSWRSPVLVTDPELPERPAPSPIGNAEQLRTMMRAVVTEGTAKDVGFTGEVHGKTGTAEYGAYVEGEEMSAHGWFVGYEGDVAFAVVVEDGESGAGAAAPLAKRFLDGL from the coding sequence GTGGACGACGAACGGACGTCCCCGGGACGTCCCCTCTCCCAGCCTCCCGGCGCTCCCCGTCCCCCCTACCACGAACCGCGACGGCGCTCCCGGCGGGGTCCCCTCCTCGGCCTCCTGGCCGGGCTCCTGGCCGTGGGCCTGGCCGGCGGCGGCGTCTACTGGTACCTGACCACCCGTCCCGTCCCGGAGGACACCGTGGCCGCCTACGTGGCCGCCTGGAACTCCGGCGACTACCAGGACCTGAACCAGTTGACCACCGGCCTCGAGGCCACCCGCCTCCACTCCGACGTGGCCGAGAACCTGGGGGTCGAGTCCGTCGAGGTGACCGCGGGCGGCGTCGTCCGGGACGGCGGCACCGCCACCGCCCCGTTCACCGCCGTCATGACCCTCGGCGACGCCGGGGAGTGGAGCTACGAGGGCGAACTGCCGCTGGAACTCGTCGACGGCCAGTGGAAGGTCGCCTTCACCCCCTCCGCGCTGCACCCCGGGCTCACCACCGGTCAGACGCTGGCGCGCGCCGACACCTGGGGGGAGCGCGGCCGCGTCCTGGCCGCCGACGGCACCCCACTGGACACCGGGGACGTCTCCGGATCGATCCAGATGATCGTCGGCGAGGTCGGCGCCGCCACCTCCGAGGACGTCGCGGAGCTCGGCCCCGCCTACAGCGAGGGCGACACCGTCGGCAAGAGCGGCGTCCAGCGCTCCCAGGAGGCGCACCTGGCCGGAACCCCCACCACCGTGATCCAGGTGGTCGACGAGGGCGCGGAGCCCTCCGGGGAGCCGGACGAAGACGCGGTCGTCGGCACCATCGAGGGCTCCCCCGGACAGGACGTCACCCTCTCCATCGACCTGGAGGTCCAGCAGGCCGCCGCCAACGCGATCACCGGCCAGAGCAAGCCCACCGCCCTGGTGGCGATCCGCCCCTCCACCGGTGAGGTCCTGGCCGTCGCCAACGTTCCCGGCGGCTTCAACCGCGCCCTGGAAGGCCAGTACCCCGCCGGCTCCACCTTCAAGATCGTCTCCTACGACGCGCTGCTCAGCGCCGGACTGGGCGCCGGCGACACCGTGGAGTGCCCCAAGACCGCCGACATCGGCGGCTGGCCGTTCAAGAACGCCGGAGACGCCGAGTACGGCACCCAGAGCGTGACCGAGGCGTTCGCCACCTCCTGCAACACCGCCCTGGTCACCGAGGTCGCCGAACGACTGGCCCCCGACTCCCTCGTCGCCGCCGCAGAGAACTACGGGTTCAACCGCGACCTCGACATCGGCGTCCCCACCTTCTCCCCGTCCTTCCCCACCCCCGAGAACGACACCCTGCTGGCCGCCATGAGCATCGGCCAGGGGCAGATGCTGACCTCGCCCCTGCACATGGCCACCGTCCCGGCCGCCGTCGCCGACGGCTCCTGGCGGTCACCGGTGCTGGTCACCGACCCCGAACTGCCCGAGCGGCCCGCCCCCTCCCCGATCGGCAACGCCGAGCAACTGCGCACCATGATGCGGGCGGTCGTCACCGAGGGCACCGCCAAGGACGTCGGTTTCACCGGCGAGGTGCACGGCAAGACCGGCACCGCCGAGTACGGCGCCTACGTCGAGGGTGAGGAGATGTCCGCGCACGGCTGGTTCGTGGGCTACGAGGGCGACGTGGCCTTCGCGGTGGTCGTCGAGGACGGCGAGAGCGGAGCGGGAGCCGCCGCACCGCTGGCCAAGCGCTTCCTCGACGGGCTCTGA
- a CDS encoding FAD-dependent oxidoreductase — MGIVGAGPAGIYAADLLTKDETLAAADVRLSIDVLDRLPSPYGLVRYGVAPDHPRIRQIQGALHKILDRPQIRFLGNVDYGVDLKLEDLRRHYDAVVFATGSDRDRPLDIPGIDLPGSHGAADFVSWYDSHPDLPESWRIDGTSVAVLGAGNVAVDVARILAKDADDLLTTDVTDNVHRDLAAKRITDVHVFARRGIAQAKFTPMELRELDRQPGVEVIVSPEDCDLDAAGVTAVENSNQTRTNVKILQNWAIRDPRGEPRRLHLHFLQRPVALLGGDRVTGLRTERMELDGSGGVRGTGEFLDHDVQAVYRAIGYLGSPLADLPFDEERGVVPNAGGRVLGLDDRPVPGVYATGWIKRGPVGLIGHTKGDALETVANLASDLAALPRAADPDPESFVRLLHARGVPFTTWKGWQRLERHEESLGRARGRQRIKVRSREEMVRVCRGQD; from the coding sequence GTGGGAATCGTGGGCGCGGGGCCCGCGGGAATCTACGCCGCCGACCTGCTGACCAAGGACGAGACCCTCGCAGCCGCCGACGTGCGACTCAGCATCGACGTCCTCGACAGGCTGCCCTCGCCCTACGGCCTGGTCCGCTACGGCGTCGCCCCCGACCACCCCCGGATCAGACAGATCCAGGGCGCGCTCCACAAGATCCTCGACAGACCGCAGATCCGCTTCCTCGGCAACGTCGACTACGGCGTCGACCTGAAACTGGAGGACCTGCGCCGCCACTACGACGCCGTCGTCTTCGCCACCGGCTCCGACCGGGACCGGCCGCTGGACATCCCCGGAATCGACCTGCCCGGCAGCCACGGCGCCGCGGACTTCGTGTCCTGGTACGACAGCCACCCCGACCTCCCCGAGTCCTGGCGGATCGACGGCACCAGCGTCGCCGTGCTGGGCGCGGGCAACGTCGCGGTGGACGTCGCGCGCATCCTCGCCAAGGACGCCGACGACCTGCTCACCACCGACGTCACCGACAACGTGCACCGCGACCTGGCCGCCAAGCGGATCACCGACGTGCACGTCTTCGCCCGCCGGGGCATCGCCCAGGCCAAGTTCACCCCGATGGAACTGCGCGAACTCGACAGGCAGCCCGGCGTCGAGGTGATCGTGTCCCCCGAGGACTGCGACCTCGACGCGGCGGGCGTCACCGCCGTGGAGAACTCCAACCAGACCAGGACCAACGTCAAGATCCTGCAGAACTGGGCGATCCGCGACCCCAGGGGCGAACCCCGCCGCCTGCACCTGCACTTCCTGCAGCGCCCCGTGGCCCTCCTGGGCGGCGACCGCGTCACCGGACTGCGCACCGAGCGCATGGAACTGGACGGCTCGGGCGGTGTCCGCGGCACCGGCGAGTTCCTCGACCACGACGTGCAGGCCGTCTACCGAGCCATCGGCTACCTCGGCTCACCACTGGCCGACCTGCCCTTCGACGAGGAGCGCGGCGTCGTGCCCAACGCGGGCGGCCGGGTCCTCGGCCTCGACGACCGGCCCGTCCCCGGGGTCTACGCCACCGGATGGATCAAACGCGGCCCCGTCGGTCTCATCGGCCACACCAAGGGCGACGCGCTGGAAACCGTGGCCAATCTCGCATCCGACCTCGCCGCGCTGCCCCGCGCCGCCGACCCCGACCCCGAGTCCTTCGTCCGCCTGCTGCACGCGCGCGGCGTCCCCTTCACCACCTGGAAGGGCTGGCAGCGCCTGGAACGGCACGAGGAGTCCCTCGGCCGCGCCCGGGGGCGCCAGCGGATCAAGGTCCGCTCCCGTGAGGAGATGGTCCGCGTCTGCCGCGGGCAGGACTGA
- a CDS encoding lysophospholipid acyltransferase family protein: protein MSLYEAAKVIVAPTTRALWPPRVEGLHHVPERGPVILACNHLSNLDPLFLGVVVPRPIVFIAKKELFAEGNPAQRTFTRALRAIGQVSVDRRPGQSAREAMDHSLAVLAGGRVFGIFPEGTRSPDGRLYKGQTGLAWLALTSGAPVVPAALAGTDRIMPAGRRVPALRRIGVRFGEPVDLSPWEGQADRARARREATEAVMAAIQKLSGQERVARFASSVKAAPNGGPRLPAA, encoded by the coding sequence CTGTCGCTGTACGAGGCCGCCAAGGTGATCGTGGCCCCGACCACCCGGGCGCTGTGGCCGCCGCGCGTGGAGGGCCTGCACCACGTTCCCGAGCGCGGTCCGGTGATTCTCGCCTGCAACCACCTGTCCAACCTCGACCCGCTGTTCCTGGGCGTGGTCGTGCCCCGGCCCATCGTCTTCATCGCCAAGAAGGAGCTGTTCGCCGAGGGCAACCCGGCGCAGCGGACCTTCACCCGGGCGCTGCGCGCCATCGGCCAGGTCTCGGTGGACCGCCGCCCGGGGCAGAGCGCCAGGGAGGCGATGGACCACAGTCTCGCCGTGCTGGCCGGTGGCAGGGTCTTCGGCATCTTCCCCGAGGGCACCCGCTCGCCCGACGGCCGCCTGTACAAGGGGCAGACGGGGTTGGCCTGGCTGGCGCTCACCTCGGGCGCGCCGGTCGTCCCGGCCGCGCTGGCGGGCACCGACCGCATCATGCCCGCGGGGCGCCGGGTTCCCGCGCTGCGCCGGATCGGGGTCCGCTTCGGCGAGCCGGTGGACCTGTCGCCGTGGGAGGGCCAGGCGGACCGGGCGCGCGCCCGGCGGGAGGCCACCGAGGCGGTGATGGCCGCCATCCAGAAGCTCTCGGGCCAGGAACGGGTGGCGCGCTTCGCCTCCTCGGTGAAGGCCGCCCCGAACGGGGGGCCGCGGCTCCCCGCCGCGTGA
- a CDS encoding cyclase family protein, translated as MARLIDVSHQIVAGMTTYPGLPAPVVEDHMSFDDSQDSYASGTEFQIRRISMVGNTGTYLDTPAHRYRDGSDLADLPLEKVAALPGRVVDAVGREIGPDAFRGLDLAGRAVLIRTGWDRHWRTEAYGGPDHPFLTEDGAKALVDAGAALVGIDSVNIDDTSVSSAGARPSHSVLLAAGIPVVEHLCLLQQLPEEGFQFFAVPVKVRGMGTMPVRAFAVA; from the coding sequence ATGGCGCGTCTGATCGATGTCAGCCACCAGATCGTGGCTGGTATGACCACCTACCCGGGACTTCCCGCCCCGGTCGTCGAGGACCACATGTCGTTCGACGATTCGCAGGACAGCTACGCCTCCGGCACGGAGTTCCAGATCCGCCGCATCTCGATGGTCGGCAACACCGGTACCTACCTGGACACCCCCGCCCACCGCTACCGCGACGGCTCCGACCTCGCCGATCTTCCGCTGGAGAAGGTCGCCGCCCTGCCCGGCCGGGTCGTCGACGCCGTCGGCCGGGAGATCGGCCCCGACGCCTTCCGCGGCCTCGACCTGGCGGGCCGGGCCGTGCTGATCCGCACCGGCTGGGACCGGCACTGGCGCACCGAGGCCTACGGCGGCCCCGACCATCCCTTCCTCACCGAGGACGGCGCCAAGGCACTGGTCGACGCGGGAGCTGCGCTGGTCGGCATCGACTCGGTCAACATCGACGACACCTCCGTCAGCAGCGCGGGCGCACGTCCGTCGCACTCGGTCCTGCTGGCCGCGGGCATCCCCGTGGTGGAGCACCTGTGCCTGCTCCAGCAACTGCCGGAGGAGGGCTTCCAGTTCTTCGCGGTCCCGGTGAAGGTCCGCGGCATGGGCACGATGCCGGTCCGCGCCTTCGCCGTCGCGTGA